From a single Capsicum annuum cultivar UCD-10X-F1 chromosome 12, UCD10Xv1.1, whole genome shotgun sequence genomic region:
- the LOC107849720 gene encoding RING-H2 finger protein ATL3, producing MDGYSSSSTSNKLDESGVSALLGKIMVVVVIFLSLVVVFIFFLHVYTKWFLNRRRQDAASDPEAGGARRKLNAKGLDPLILETIPIVAFDANEFKDDTLECTICLCEFSEGEKMRLLPKCNHGFHVDCIDMWFQSHTTCPLCRNAVSTVGESPSETTEEAEASTELPIFPTNVLFWGNETQVSTLCNPCLDSTASTSNRSNGMLVIDIPGRINEEEESNSVMPERLRRLMRLLSGDKRVFSPSSSRNVDIEQGGRTPN from the coding sequence ATGGATGGTTATTCGAGCAGTAGTACTAGCAATAAATTAGATGAGTCAGGTGTATCAGCTCTCTTAGGAAAGATTATGGTTGTAGTAGTTATATTTCTGTCCTTAGTGGTGGTGTTTATATTTTTCCTTCATGTTTATACCAAATGGTTCTTGAATCGCAGGCGGCAAGATGCTGCCAGCGATCCTGAAGCGGGTGGGGCAAGGAGGAAATTGAATGCTAAGGGACTTGACCCCTTAATTCTTGAAACAATTCCTATAGTTGCATTTGATGCTAATGAATTCAAAGATGATACATTGGAATGTACTATTTGTCTTTGTGAATTCTCTGAAGGTGAAAAGATGAGATTATTGCCAAAATGTAATCATGGTTTTCATGTTGATTGCATTGACATGTGGTTTCAATCCCATACCACTTGTCCTCTTTGTCGTAACGCGGTTTCAACAGTTGGAGAATCACCATCGGAGACAACGGAAGAAGCTGAGGCTTCAACAGAGTTGCCTATTTTCCCAACCAATGTGTTATTTTGGGGAAATGAGACTCAAGTTAGCACCTTGTGTAATCCTTGTTTGGACTCGACAGCTTCCACGAGTAATCGATCAAATGGAATGTTGGTGATTGATATTCCAGGACGgattaatgaagaagaagaatcgAACTCTGTAATGCCTGAAAGATTGAGGCGTTTGATGAGGCTTTTGAGTGGGGATAAAAGGGTATTTAGTCCTTCTAGTTCACGAAATGTAGATATAGAACAAGGAGGTAGAACCCCGAATTAG
- the LOC107850121 gene encoding uncharacterized protein LOC107850121 has protein sequence MNFHSRILAALLLALILILLNSGPNAAEATAAARFVVSETLPSSTSQTLKFHEHESEKQPLQKVKSSFRRIPRSRSNPTQNKSKPP, from the exons ATGAATTTTCATTCAAGAATACTTGCAGCTCTTCTACTAGCCCTCATCTTGATTCTACTAAATTCAGGGCCCAATGCAGCAGAAGCAACAGCAGCAGCTCGATTCGTTGTCTCAGAAACTTTGCCTTCTTCAACGTCGCAAACACTCAAATTTCATGAGCATGAAAGTGAGAAGCAACCACTCCAGAAAGTTAAATCAAGCTTTCGGAGAATACCACGAAGCAGATCCAATCCAACGCAAAACAA GTCCAAGCCCCCGTAG